From the genome of Plectropomus leopardus isolate mb unplaced genomic scaffold, YSFRI_Pleo_2.0 unplaced_scaffold28674, whole genome shotgun sequence:
CGAGCAGGGCAGCGTCTCGAGCCTCTCTTTGTACTAGAAAACTAAGTTTACCAGTGGTGTGAACTTCCTTCTTACGCACTAAAAAGATTAGAGTTAGCCAGTGCAGGGCCTCAGTGTTGGGCCCTCGGCCAGCTTTTCCCACAGTGCCCTGAGGCAGACTGGctgagaggggggaggaggagaccGTCCTCTTTTGGCTCCCCCCTCCGGGCTGCCTTGTACTCAAAGGTCCTCCTCTCCAACTGCCACTGACAAGCTTTATGGCCCTCTGGGAGCATGCTCACTCACTGCCACTGGCCTAATTGTCCATCCACTAATATCTCCTCAGAGTTATTAGACCATGTGAAAAGCATTACAGCTGTCCTGACAGCAGTCTCTCATGCCTGTGGCTCCTCGATAAAAGTTTTAGTGCTCAGATTAGAGTCCGGGGAGAAAAGGGGAATAAACACCAGCATGAGAACACAATTGGCCTTCAGTGTTGTACCAAATTGATTTAACAAAGGAAGAGTTGCTGGCCCGGCTTGCAATCATTTATTCTGAATGGCCTTTCAGTTTTGCTAAAGAGGCACAAGGACACAAAGATAATTCCTTTCCCAGTAACAAGGTATTTTATTTACGCCCACTGTTCTGCAACAAACTGTCACATGGGAATCTAAAAATCCATTTCTACAACAATTAGGCTACCTGCAAATGCTCTGGTGAAATCTCACAAGGGATCAACAGCCCAGTTATTTTTGGAGAATATTTTAATGGAGTTTGGGATtgtttaatctaaaaaaatgtcaaaaatagctaaaaacatcCATCACAAGTTATCAGAGCCTAAAGTGACATCttgaaattgcttgtttttccaACCAACTGTCCATTATCCAAAGATACTGAACTTACtgtgacataaaaaacaaaaatattctcACATTTAACAGCAACTCAACTGTCAGAAGAAatgttgtcattatttatttgtgaacactatggatatgttacatttgcacaatGCTGTAGTAATgtgtagttaggtttaggcacaaaagaCCTCTGGTTAGGGagagatcatgttttggcttaaaataccccaATTTTAGGGTCATAATATCgccagaaaaagcagcaatgtgcCTGAAATGCAGATAATAGCACAGATTGGTCgttacaaaacacccacaatcgtagtctgaaaagctgacagaaacaaagacaagtCACTGCAAAATACCCTTCTTTAGAGGCTAAataacaaatagaaaaacaccAACAGGTCGCTATAAAAACAACCCCTTTGAAAACATCAATTACACTCTTGAACATCAGCTTGGCATGCATCTCTTGTAGATGTAATGccctccacctcccaatgacaaagtcagctatATATTACACAACTTTAGAATCTTTGATTTGTATCAAAcctgaaaatgtattcatgatttacagaaatgtacaatttcaacattttcctctAGCAACTGGGCTGCTAAGAGATTAGAACCAGcaattgtttgtcatttttgaaaatttacaataatggcacaaaacaaaatgcaacaacaTTATGTAAGGGTATAAATAAAGCAGCATGTGGTCCACTGGCAGGTGGTGATGCAGGTTTCTAAATCTAGAAGAAACTCCATCTTTCTCAGATGCCTCAACCACTCACATCACGATACCAGCAACTGTTCACATAACCACACAGTGCCTAGCATTTCCCCGCCTGTGCACACGGGGAAGATGAAAGAGAAAGCTGGCGGTattcccttcctcctcctgttcaTCTCCTCGTAGAGGTTTAACAATGCATGCGCCCCCGTGTCCCTCTGCTAAGGAGGAAGTTTCATGGTTAGAGCTTAGTTATCTCACATTGATTCTCCTGTTCTGTGTTCTCAGGTCAGGCTGCAAGTTGGCCTGTACATCGTGTACTTAATGGACTGGCTGAGCGTCTTCAGCAGGGAGCAGATTCTGGTCCTGAGGTTGGAAGACCATGCCTCTAACAGGAAATACACAATGCACAAAGTCTTTGATTTCCTTAACCTGGGTGAGTAAGCTTCACATCGCAACATGAGACCGTGACTGTAAGCATTCCCTCTGATCAATACAACACAGATTACTAAAAACAAGTAGGGATGAACAACAGGACTGGGTGATAgaacaataatgataattatctCAGTAGAATTTTCCTCGATAgataggggtcaacagattaccAGGGCAGATATGTGGCATTTTTAcgattttctgttgttttattttaatgattgccaataaCATGAatcaatgaaaaagtgtgctACTTTTGGCTCCACCGCAGCTGTGTATCTCCCTCTGGtcttaaacatttgctaaagccATTTAAACaagagtttgttatattccaaattctaaatttcgactgaaatattttcatttttattgtaaatgcatattgtttCCAAATATTGGTTGTCGGTCTCATTTTAACAACTAATAATTAAtatcggtatcagccctgaatTAACAATATTGGTCAGCCCCCGATATAAAATGCTGGGGTGTCGGTggatcagtggatagagcaggcacTCCATGTATAGAGGCAGTGGGCCAGTCGCAATGGccacgggttcgattccagccttggacctttgctgcatgtggccttctctctctcttgcccTTTCACACCTTTACTGGCCTATCAATTAAAAGGCAAAAGtgccccaaaaaatatatttaaaaatgctcaaaaaaatcCTCCATATAATTAAACCAACCAAACGCTCCATAGAGGGGGCGATAATGCACCTTAAATGGTAACTACCACTAGATTGGCTACCTTTCGCCAGCCACTAACGCACACAGCAATCCCATAATATTACGGCAAAattcaacacacacattaattaattatcagTATTGTTTTGACCATGGATAATACACTGCTGACCACAATTAGGATCCATTTGTcaatctattgttttttttaatgacattattttgacTATAATTGTTCTGAATCACCTCAGATTGCTGTTGGCAAATGTTGTCATGTTCTGGCAATTAATAATAGCTTAAGCCAGAATTAACCATAtgattttttcagcttttactCAGTTGCAAATATCAGCCTATAAGCTTTAattaaataatgatttgacGTTTCTGGTGGATAATTATCAATACTGACCAATATGAAAATTTATATTATGATAAAATTTTTCGCCACATAACCCAGCCCTAATGTATAAcattaaatgcatttgtttCAACCACAAATGTCTGCTGTTGAGGTAAGTACTCATGGGAAATAATGAGAGTTTTCTGCTACCATGTTAACAAAGAGCAGCAGATGTACTGCATTAGGAAGTCATGTTGATTTTGAAATGCTTAAGTCATGTATAGCCACTAGCTtagtaaagaaaattaaatttcccTCAGATACAGCTCTAAACTTTCTAATACCTTCTATATTTTCCGTATCAAAGATCCTTGGGGCGTACAGTAGATTGCTGTTTGTAACAGGCTAGGGTATACGTGCGACAGTCAAATACAGTTTTGCCTCGTAGCCCCCTTTTCTCATTGGTTCATCCCACATTTAATTGCCCCAAAGCTAAGACTTGCCTCTTCAAAGAGCTGCCAAAGATGCGATTACCTCCCAGTGCGTCAAATCTTCTGCTCAGAGCACCGCTGATACGCAGTGACATTTCAGAGTCCTTTACTGTAGTTTTGTTCCATTTGTTTAattctgcagcaaaatctgaagTGGCCCAGAATAAAAGGAGAGATGTGAGAgaggtgtttctgtgtgttttacaggGCCGCTGACACAAGAAAAGGAGTCAGAGATCACAAGAAGTCCGGCGTCAAACACCAGGAGGCCGGCTGACAAAAACCTGGGACCCATGTTGCCCATCACTAAAGAGATCCTGCGGGATTTCTACACGCCGTTCAATGAGAAATTGGCCAAAGTGCTGCGGAATGACTCCTTCCTCTGGGAGAACAACTCAAAACTCTGAACAACCCACCTCccctttacttcagtaaaaaaagaaaccactgACATGTCAGCCAGCCCCTTCGTTTAAGCTCCATCTCTCGCAAGTGCCCATAAAAAtcgatgtttttttaatttaaattattttctaagtTATAAAAGACGAGATGAATCAAAGATAGAAAATAGCACAAGAGAGtgtggtgattttgtgtgtgtgtgtgtatgtatgtatgtatgtatgtgtgtgtgtgtgtgtgtgtgtgtgtgtgtgtgtgtgtgtgtgtgtgtgagagagagagagtgagagtgagtgagcgaACACAAGAGCGAAAGAAATGTTGGAAGgtctttattgttttgctttttttgtgaccAGATGTACAAAATTAAATAGTGAATTCAAAGATAATAAAACAGAGTCCTGTGTTGTCTTTTTAAGTTTGGTTTGATTAATTAAAAGATAGTCCGCCACACAGAGCTGAAAGGATGATAGCGCTCGCCCTTTTTGTCCGACACAGCCGGGATACATCCAGGCAGATAAAAGACTTTGTGCCTTGATCATAATTCAGAGTCTCCCCTGCGTACTTCTACAGTATATGTACTAAGAACAAGCTGAATGGAGTCGTCTGGTGTCAGAGCACAAGTTTAATGAAACAACACCGCCTTCTACTGGAAGCCACTTGTAATTGCCCTGATTCAACACCATTGCTGTTGATAACAATAGTAGCATCTAAAAGCTAAAAATACTACAGAACAATGGTACTCacgtattttcttattttaaataactaGGAAAttataaccaaaaaaaactgtggtgTAAAAGAAGCAGGTCCAGGCACTTTAGGTCCTTTAAgttcctccttttttaaaaaaaaatgatccccTTCCATGAACACCGCTGGTTTGAGGGACACCAGAAGTGCTCCTGCCGAccccttttttcttatttaacttgggcaaaaaaaacaaaaaacacttttcatctCAAAGTCATCATGAGCATGATCAGTTCAGGTGCAACAATTAGTCATTTAatcaatcaaaagaaaaataatccaactattttgataattaattaataatttaggtcatttttcaagcaaaaatgtttgcTGGTTCCAGTTTCTGAAATGTAgacatttgctgcttttgttatttatgatagTGAAGGATGTAGTAAATGTATGATAGTCTTCAGGTTTTGCAcgtttttttggacaaactgaGCAACTTGGAGACATCACTTTgagcatattattattattattattattttaatttcattgattaaacaattaattgattaatcgtgAAAATATTAGGCAGATTCatcaatgatgaaaataatcctTTGCTGCAGCCCTAGCGATCAAACAAGCAGAACGGGCAATATATAAATTTTCAGGTGAGGTTCGAACAACACTCAGGAAAGAGAATACATAACTGCTAATAGGATCCATCTGTAAATGACCTGCCTAGTTACTGCCTCGTATTTGTAGGAGGTTTGTCCACAACAttcagaaacaacaacaacaacaacaacaacaaccaatgTCACGAGCTGAAGGTATCAAATTGAATTCCAAGGAACGTAGTAAGACACCTTAGTTTATATACATCAAGAGCTACAGACTCaagaataataaatgaaattaattgtgACTTGGAAAACAATGACTTGCTCCCACCTCTGCCTGATCATGCCGCTATCCTTCACCGTGcataaaaattaaagatatCAAATGGAATAAACAGGGATCCACTGCACATAGCTATTATATGAGTTTAATAATTTACCACcccaaaaatgctaaaaaggtGCAcgacaaataaatacaaaaataacaccaaaaaaaacataaaaacatcataaaaaataaatgtatagaTAATAACAGTTTGATAAGAATAATAACACAAttagaattataaatattatactaccttgatttttaaataaatcttaatgaaaaacactgttttctgaCTGAAGTTGAGTGAGTCAGATAACTGAATGTAATTACTTTGTTCAAGCCCTCAAAATGATTTCCTCTCCTTCCTGTTGGAAGTGTatcccaaaaacacaaaatgattatcAATTAGTAGGGAGCTGAACTGAAAGGTTTGTGATTGAATGTGAGGCCATTAAATCTAAAAAGTCTTGAAACAAAGACTTTTGAACAACTTAAGACAGAGACGTGCATGGCTGAACAAATTCAATTTATGAATTAAAGAAATGCAATAATTTGACATACTGACATAATACAAAAGTTGTAATATCCCCTTTCTCTGCACCAGAGGGCAGACAATGCTTAACAATATACAGTTGCAACTTGAATTTTCCAGCATTTATTAAGTTGTGTCAACAGTAAAACAGTCAAATTTCTCTAGCATCAACCACTTCCAGATGATTTAAtgagctttaaataaaaaaggtgcTTCAATttcatgtttctcttttctGGCAGGCCTTGAGCCTTCCTCTCAAACATTCATATCAAGACCAACTGACCCAAATACCACTGGAAAGCCTACTTCCATAACTAACAGTAAACCTGCATTCACACAGATTTATTGAATACCATTAGATCCCATTTTCCTTTGTTGCCATTTTCAAAAGGGAACGCAGCTCCTTCACTGCACAATCTCAAAAATGCAAGCAGTTTTGACTATTTCCTTCTCACtgaaatcaagacaatctgaCAAAAAGTGACTGCaaatcatttgcatattttgtttgGAGTTGGACTGTCCATCTGGCTGGCTGAAGAGGTTCCACTTCAAGGAGAGCCTCTGACCAACTTCAATTTCCTTGGAATTCACAAACATTATCAAAGCGTCTTTCATCCTCGTCTGCACTGTATCAGAGTACAGTGACTGACAGGAAACTGgacaactgctgctgctgagaaaacTCCAGAGAGTTTTTCAGACACACATTTTGCCAAAGATCCCACATTCCTTTTCATTGCCTCTGTGCTGAATCTTGGCCTCCGTATTCCAAAAACACAACCTGTTGTTGTAggaaattacacatttttttcaggctgTACTTAGCTGTCTgttggacaaaagaaaaactcacatGGAGCAGATTTATGGCGGTATTACAGAGATGATATTTAGCAACTTGACCCCATCACATTCCACAAGGAAACAAGCCCAGCACAGTGGAGACTGGGGTGTGATGATAATAAACTGCACCCAAAGGGGACGTAGACTCAGAGCCTACAGGTGGATGCTGGGCTGGAGGTGGAGCTCAGAAAAAGGCTGTATGAACAGCAGTAGCTGCAGCAGtatcacagtgtaaaaataaatgattagtTTTAACTTTAGTTAGTAGTATCCGggctgcttaaccctttgaaacctcagcaaattggattgatttctctcaaaaacatggggagaaggcaatgagcaactaaacacaaaattactcaaaattagAGAGaaatttgttaagaaaaaagttacctaaaaataagccccccaaaaaacaaacaaaaacacaaaaagaacataacctgaaaattaaaaaaataaataaataaactgtaagaAATGCTATTATACACTCACATATGTGTAGCATTTCTGGACATTACccattttttcacaaataaattttaaataatttcatctcttgtctaaactaattttcaggccattGTCTTGTCATTGTTTCCTAATTTCCAACAAAATTAGGAAACAGACCTCAATTTCTTATGAGGCATCtcctgctcattgcctttctcccaaagttttaaaagaaaccaaatgaATTTTCACAGGTCTCAAAGGTttcaatgcttgtgaaaggcgcctggacacagcacaagaaagctgatgtcaatccagatttcaaagggttaaggattttaaattgactgaatttgaTAAAACAGAGTTAGGGTTAAGATTAGACTACCTCCATTTATCTCCAGCGTCagcttaaaattttaaaacaaatagtttctttttacttGTGCTGTATACAGCAGAGTTTGCATCCATAGCAGAGCAAAGGGCACCTCAGACTATGACAAAATCTGGTGAACAACTTCAATGTGCAGACTTTAAACCACACAGTGTCacaaggtgggtttccattaaccctcaaattgcacaaattgaaattgtgaatacaaaatacccctaatggaaacacctcaattcagaaaaatctcccatttatcatttttaatattattatcctCATCATTATTAGTACTAGTATTATCATTGTCTTTATTCTCATATTATAATTGTGTTTTCTATTCtagtcttttatttttgcatgaattgtttgattttatttgtccCAGTCATCAGGGAACTCAATTGCCAACATTGCTTATCTGTTTTATTGTCGGtactcttgtttttcttttatccaaTTTACTTTCTGAATAATCGAAATTGCCTGGTTTCAagtgctaaaatgttttaaatcctgGTTCAATCATGTAAAGCACTTCGTGACTTTGTTTTGAGTGCTCTGTAAATTAAgttgattatgattattataatta
Proteins encoded in this window:
- the LOC121938161 gene encoding carbohydrate sulfotransferase 15-like; this encodes LYSDYLYFGIANKSAEDFHEKVSESLQLFEGCLTEYTMRSCVYNTTVNNAMPVRLQVGLYIVYLMDWLSVFSREQILVLRLEDHASNRKYTMHKVFDFLNLGPLTQEKESEITRSPASNTRRPADKNLGPMLPITKEILRDFYTPFNEKLAKVLRNDSFLWENNSKL